GATCAAAGCGATTGATGATAATTCCATTAATTCCGTTATTTTATACTATAGTTTTGGAAGAGAGTTCTATCCGATTTATATGTTTGACAATGGTCAGAATAATGATGGATTTGCCGGAGATGCTGTTTATGGCTGTTATATTACGCAGCAGATTTCCGGAACAATAGTATCCTATTATATCGAAGCTGAAGACAATGAGCAAGTTATCACTAGATTTCCTGAAAATAATAATTTAATTGAATATGAAGTAGATTATAACTGTCCTTCCTTATTTATCAATGAATTTCTCGCACTCAATCGAACTACTAATCAAGATCCCGAAGGAGAATATGATGATTGGATAGAGATTTATAATGCGAGCGAAGAAGCAATAAATATTAGCGGGATGTACATTACTGACGATTTAACCGATCACTCTCATTGGTATCAAATTCCTGAAACGAATCCTGATTCAACGACCATTCAACCGGGAGATTTTATACTACTCTGGGCTGATAATGATTCAGCAGATGGAATTTTACATTTAGGATTTAACCTTACCGGCTCAGGAGAGCAGATCGGACTTTTTGCATATTATGGCACAACTCCGATCGATACTTTAAGTTTTGGAATACAGAGCATGGATGTATCTTTTGGCAGGAATCCGGATGGCAGCGAGAATTGGGAATTTTTCACGGAACCAACTCCTGCTTTTTCCAATACCGGATTGGATATTCCCCAGAATTTAATTATCTATTTTCAAAATGGAAGTTTATTCC
Above is a genomic segment from Candidatus Cloacimonadota bacterium containing:
- a CDS encoding lamin tail domain-containing protein — protein: IKAIDDNSINSVILYYSFGREFYPIYMFDNGQNNDGFAGDAVYGCYITQQISGTIVSYYIEAEDNEQVITRFPENNNLIEYEVDYNCPSLFINEFLALNRTTNQDPEGEYDDWIEIYNASEEAINISGMYITDDLTDHSHWYQIPETNPDSTTIQPGDFILLWADNDSADGILHLGFNLTGSGEQIGLFAYYGTTPIDTLSFGIQSMDVSFGRNPDGSENWEFFTEPTPAFSNTGLDIPQNLIIYFQNGSLFLEWDAVPGAEYYSVYSSYTPDGIYSLEATNVTGTIFEERNPENKKFYYVTANH